The Alosa alosa isolate M-15738 ecotype Scorff River chromosome 17, AALO_Geno_1.1, whole genome shotgun sequence genomic sequence AGAAGTTATAGAATAATTATTTTCATTAACGACAAGAAAACAATGAACAATGGTAAGGAGTTTACGGAAttatttccccctctccctccccctttttGGGAGGGTGTTTAAAAATCTCACTTCGGAAATGGGTCATGTTTGAGCAACCttcaaaatataaaatatacctGGTGTCCCGCTTCCTGGGATTACCTCAATCCCGGCCAGGGTTTCAGAGCAACGCCCGATAATCCATGGGCACAATAACAAATCGACAATTTGAGTGTGACATCAACATCACCCGAACTTTGACAGAATAGCTCCAGTTTCGATGAACGGCGGGTTGTGTACTCCAAGCGATGCGTAGGAAGAGTGGATGAAACTGTTCCCTCTGACACTTCTGATAGGATTTCAATATCTCTGTTCTCTTGGCGGGTTGCTGTCACTTCCCGCCTCCTCCAAGGACTTTGAGTTTAGGAACGTGATGAGAGATGACAATCGTAAAAACGTAGAGATGTCTTACTCAAAACGACAAAGTTCACTAATTTTTGCCTAACCACGCAAACTGACACATTGTTTGAGACGTACCATTTTCTGAATGTGTTCACTGCTAGTGGTGTAGCTTCAAGTGACAGGAGATCTGTGCGCGCACGAGCCTTCAGTAAACTGCACTCCGTCTCCGTTACGCACAATATACCCACCATGGGTATACGCCCCATCATCATGCTCATGCAAAACAGTTGGCGCgagcgcgcgcacgcacacacactcgtgaGGGAAGAAAGTTTGACGCACCTATTATGGGTCTTTTTCCTGATAAGTGGCTGTATATCAGATTAACCCAGACAGTTTTGCCACCCTAGTGGTGTGTACACATTCAATTCTTGATATCAATTATATTATCCCTCTGCTACATAAATCTGTAATATGGGCAATGACagttgattttcttttttaactGAGGATCTCAGGGGCAACGTTGATGTAATATACGGCGATGCGATTCCCATGTATGAACAGGTCCGTAAAACGACaacgccatctggtggacaacaCACTACGTCAGTACCTCGGTTCCGTCAGTGAGGTCCCCTTGGATATTTTGTCGATTTAACTTCAGTGTTATTTAGTCTTAAGTATTATTTGTGCGAGAGGTGCATTCTGAAAAGGCTTTGCTAAAATATCTGTAAACATGTACTGTTCCCTACTCTGCAAACATCTGTGTGGATACTGAACTCAACTGTGACTCAGTCAGGAGTGacaatatttattttcagaaaTGAATTTGTGGATTCAGAAAACATTTGTCACAACAGCAATAGTTTGAAAACATCCCACCcctcttttttaaaaaacaaaaatcgtCATATCCTCATTCAATATACacaagataaaaataaaaactgagGGGGAAAACAAATCAGCAAAAAGGTGTGAATCCATTGATTGGACTAAAAGGTCATCTGTACAAGCAAGGCAGAAGGAATAAAAGgttgttcctctctctccacttatAGCATTTCAGAAGCAAGATTTTCCTTAAAAAAACGCATTGCAGCTCTTTAGCCATGTCACTTCTCAGGTATCTGTTTAAGATTTGCGGTTTGATCTAAAACACAGGtgtccgttttttttttttttccttttctttccctttctttctcgttctctttctctgtctctccagtaGAAGGGAGCGCAGGTTGGTGTGCTTCGCACCAGTGCAGGCCGAGCGACTGATTGTTCACACGTGTGAGGCATCTGTGGTATAACAGTCCATAGGTCTCCTCGTCGCTGCTCTCAACACTCCTCCTTCACATAAATTTGCTTAAAGTCCTCCTACAGAAATGGGAGTGGATGGGGGTTAACAAGATAAGAGATTTGGTCCATTAAAACAATATAACATAAGAATAGATCACAGCAAATATCCACATCAAATATCCTGGTAATATCCTTATTGTTTGCAgtctatgtatgtatctatgtatgtcctctctcactcacatacacacacacacacgtacatatgtACCTCTCGCGTGCAGGCGGAGTTGTTAGGGCTCTCTCCCTTCACATAGTTCTGCTCGTCAGTGTCCGACTCCAAGTGCTCCAGACGCTCTGACGTTCCGTTCATGATCTCATCCGGGGTCTTcatgaacctgtgtgtgtgtgtgtgtgtgtgtaacattttATGTAATAACAATTCACATTGATCACATTTACACATTTCAATCTCCCATAGATCACAAACAAatacagagagaacagagagagagcttcTTACCTGAACAGCAGTCTTTGTCCTGGCTCTTTCCTGATGATGTTCAGTTTGTAGTAGTGTCTCATTGCTCTTGACATCTTCTCGTATGTCATATTGGTCCTATTCTGTTTtcgggacagacagacatttctcaatatgctaactgaagAATCAACACTATTGTACATCACACTATTATACATCCTAGCTACATACAAAAAAGTATGTACCAAGCTTTACTCCAATGGATGTGTCGATCATTGAATGTCTAAATGTTACCCCTACaaacattgttaacattgtcactgttagaaaaaaaaaaggtattaatAAAAAATCCGATGTGCATGTTACATCACCACAAAGACCGGAGGCATCTCGGAAAGTTTCTGCAGAGGTACTTTTTGTCTAATGACTATGGTATAGCATATACtttatataagtataaataataaaattgaGTTGAATGAAGTTGTTGCATCCCCTCAGCTCAGTCCCTGGTACCTTATGGTTTCCCCAGAGCCGGGCCAGGCCATTGGGGTCCATGATGCGGAAGACTTTGGACTCTGTGTCCTCCCAGCGAATGTAGTTCTCGTACCGGCTATCAGACAGGAGCTGGTACACGTAGTCCCAGAGGAGCCTGCAGTCTgcataggaacacacacacacacacacacacatacattagtgCCTGAAACAAATTAGACAATTATAATGCTGAGAATCATGGTGCGTCAGACAGATAAGAGGCGAGTAACAGTTTACTGTGACACCTGCAGCAGAAAATATGCTGTCAAGCCtaatgtatgtttctgtgtgtgtgtgtgagaatgagggagagagagtatactgtatgtgtgtgtgtgtctgtgtgtgcatgagtgagagagagagaaagagagtgtgtgtatgtgtgtgtgtgaatgagtgagccggagactgagagtgtgtgtgtgtgtgtatgtgtatggtgttTGCCTCTCTGCAGGGGCATCACATCCCCAGAGTCTCACCTGCTATCCGTCCAATGGGCATCCCTTGGTCCTCGGGCGGCGAGACAGGCACGATGACGTGGTTACGGAAGCGGCCCTCCTCCTGGTGGTGCGGGTGGTGCCCGTGCGGGTGGTGCGGATGCCCGCTCTGGGCCAGCTGGTGtgcgtgggggtgggggtgatgggATGCGCTGAGGGCGTGGTGCTGGTGCCAGGCGCCTTTGCCACCGTGcccttctctctcattctcatggGCCGGGGCGTGGATGGCCGCTCGGCCATGCCGGTAGTCGCCACCGGCGCCTGCCCGGCCGGGGCTCAGCAACAGGGGGTGCATGATGGCGCTGGGCATTAGCTGAATGACCCGTGGCGAGGGTGACGGCTCCTCATGCCCGCCGCCGTGAGGGCTGTTGCTGCTGACCCCCCGCGAGACGGCTCCGGAGTCGCGTCCAGGCCCGCAGTGCCCGTTGGCAGGTGCCGCCGGAGACACGGAGAGCGGGTACAGGTCCTCGGGCGCGTGATGGTTGCTGTCGGGCAGCTGCGAAGACGCCTGCTGTGAGTCCTCGGCCAAGCCCATCTGAGGATGGAGGAGCGAGGGTGGGGAACGCCGTGGGACTGGGTGCAGGTGGGGCGACCGCGAGCGGTGCCGGTGGCGCAGCTCGATGGTGGGGGGGTGCTGGGGGGGTCCGTCTGGTCCTCGAGGAGCTCGTCGTACCGTTTCTGCAGCCACAGACAAGAGGCTTTTCAGCGAAATTACAAATTTGAGATTCAGGGCCGGTTTCCCGTACATGGATTACGGGATTACTACTTACTCACATTCAAAGGAGATCTTCACTGAGTTTTCTTCTAGTTTAGTGCTAGGTGTAATCCATTAATTGGCAAACCGGCCCTAAGATTTCAACCTTTATAAGTCAACTAGGAAATGAAAAAAGCACAGGCTGTCTCTGCCACCGATCTGGAATAGTGTACAGCAGTGGCAGACAGCTGTGGCTTTTATGATTAGGGCCTTCAATGCCCATTTCACTtatgtgtatactgtacagGAATCCCTCTACAAAGTCTGTTAAAAGAGAACGTGGCCATGAAGATTGCATTCTATAAAGAAAGACTATGTAGTTCAATTTGTTACTAAGTTCAGTCATTTATCAATTAATTAAACAAACCAAACAGCTGTCATTGATAAATACAAATGACCCATCATATCAGTTTCAAATGATGGGAATGATGTGCAAGATTCAAGAATAAACTACCAGTAGATGGCGCTTAAACTTCATTCCTGCAATAGTGAGATATTGCAGAAGTTGCACCTGGAATTTCCCCTATCTGATTTAAAGAGGAAATAATCTCCTCCAGGAACTCTCATTATCCCTATTTCATAGTATTGAATTATTGTCATAACAGCGGCACAAATAATGAAACCATACAGGTCTTTGTTGTCTAAGATATGTATATTTTTCAAACCATTCATTTGAAGAGGTTTTTGTTTGTACACTTCAAACTCCTTGAACCATAAAGAGAGataaagttgaaaaaaaaaaaaaaaggccaagCATAACATGCAGGAAGGTGCACTTCCTTGTGGAACAGGTTTTCTGTCAACA encodes the following:
- the LOC125310734 gene encoding transcription factor ETV6-like isoform X1 (The sequence of the model RefSeq protein was modified relative to this genomic sequence to represent the inferred CDS: added 487 bases not found in genome assembly); translation: MSDSPSQITIKQERSPFNPSASPLPNSTSSPFHAPAAPTPPPTNAPPASRMEDEPGRLPTHLRLQPVFWSRDDVAQWLRWAEQEFALRPIPSRSFQMNGKALLLLTKEDFRYRSPHSGDVLYELLQHILKQRKPYMSYPSIYFPGNSFHSVSEAELQHPKLEETVRRAPRGPDGPPQHPPTIELRHRHRSRSPHLHPVPRRSPPSLLHPQMGLAEDSQQASSQLPDSNHHAPEDLYPLSVSPAAPANGHCGPGRDSGAVSRGVSSNSPHGGGHEEPSPSPRVIQLMPSAIMHPLLLSPGRAGAGGDYRHGRAAIHAPAHENEREGHGGKGAWHQHHALSASHHPHPHAHQLAQSGHPHHPHGHHPHHQEEGRFRNHVIVPVSPPEDQGMPIGRIADCRLLWDYVYQLLSDSRYENYIRWEDTESKVFRIMDPNGLARLWGNHKNRTNMTYEKMSRAMRHYYKLNIIRKEPGQRLLFRFMKTPDEIMNGTSERLEHLESDTDEQNYVKGESPNNSACTREEDFKQIYVKEEC
- the LOC125310734 gene encoding transcription factor ETV6-like isoform X2 (The sequence of the model RefSeq protein was modified relative to this genomic sequence to represent the inferred CDS: added 487 bases not found in genome assembly), whose translation is MSDSPSQITIKQERSPFNPSASPLPNSTSSPFHAPAAPTPPPTNAPPASRMEDEPGRLPTHLRLQPVFWSRDDVAQWLRWAEQEFALRPIPSRSFQMNGKALLLLTKEDFRYRSPHSGDVLYELLQHILKQRKPYMSYPSIYFPGNSFHSVSEAELQHPKLEETVRRAPRGPDGPPQHPPTIELRHRHRSRSPHLHPVPRRSPPSLLHPQMGLAEDSQQASSQLPDSNHHAPEDLYPLSVSPAAPANGHCGPGRDSGAVSRGVSSNSPHGGGHEEPSPSPRVIQLMPSAIMHPLLLSPGRAGAGGDYRHGRAAIHAPAHENEREGHGGKGAWHQHHALSASHHPHPHAHQLAQSGHPHHPHGHHPHHQEEGRFRNHVIVPVSPPEDQGMPIGRIADCRLLWDYVYQLLSDSRYENYIRWEDTESKVFRIMDPNGLARLWGNHKNRTNMTYEKMSRAMRHYYKLNIIRKEPGQRLLFRFMKTPDEIMNGTSERLEHLESDTDEQNYVKGESPNNSACTREVHMRTLSKFM